The following nucleotide sequence is from Zea mays cultivar B73 chromosome 1, Zm-B73-REFERENCE-NAM-5.0, whole genome shotgun sequence.
GTGATCCGGCAGAGGGAGCTCCAGGAGCGCATCGGGCGTGCGGGCGGGCCCGAGGCCACGCTGGCGCGCGTCCGGCGCGAGGTGGTGGACTTGCACGGCGAGATGGTGCTGCTGCTCAACTACAGCAGCGTCAACTACACGGGCCTCGCCAAGATCCTCAAGAAGTTCGACAAGCGCACCGGCGGCGTGCTCCGCCTCCCCGTCATCGCGCGGGTGCTGCGGCAGCCCTTCTTCACCACCGACCTCATCTCCGAGCTGGTCAGGGACTGCGAGGCCGCGATGGAGGCCGTCTTCCCGCCCGCCGCCAGCAGGGACCTCCACGGGCGCCAGGCGCTGGCCGTCGCCGGGCAGGGCATCTTCCGCAACACCGTCGCCGCGCTGCTCACCATGCAGGAGGTGCGCAGCGGGAGCTCCACCGTCGGCCATTTCTCGCTGCCGCCCATGCAGCCGCTGCCGGAGTCGGACTGGCTCGTCCAGTCCGTTGACAGCACGCCGACGGCGTCGCCCCTCATCCCCACGCAGTGACTGACGACACCATGGTCCACTTCCAGTTCCATGATCCATGGCACTACAGTGCTACAGCACAGCGGGGCGTATTATATAGTATGCAATATATATACGAGAAGGCACAATAATCTACATACTGTAGTGGTGCTCTGTATGCGGCTGATGTGTACAGTAGTAGTAtttttttttctccttttgttgaTGAGGTGTTCTTTTCTGCTCCCTTTCTTATTTTACCATCTTTTACCGAAGAAgaagaataataataataataataataataataataataataataataataataataataataataataataataataataataataattagtACTACTAGGACTAGTAGGAGTAAAGAATGTTGTAACAAGGAAGATCAATAGGCTTTGTTCTTGCAGTGTAATTTTATTTACCGGCAAATTGAGACGTACACTGCTTCGAATTCTCTGTATATGATCGTTTGCATTTTTCTTCTTCAATCAGCAGTCGGCTCCCTAAAATTAATGGCGTCTGGGCTGTGTTTCAACTGTGTTCTGCGATATCTATAGTTCAAATGTATTGATCGATTTGGTTACTTTCATGAGGAAGAAAAAGAACAAGTATAACAACGACACAATCTGAGTAAAGTAAAACAAGCTTGTGTGATTACTGTGTCCGTACGTCCTTCAAACAATCAAGACTACAGCTCTGTGATATAGACATTGTAACATGAGCTGAGCAACAAATTCCATGGATTTCTGGTGTCTGGAAAAATAATAAAAGTAATGACAGTTAGGGTTAAGAAAAAGCTCATAGCAAAACTACAATCGAAATAAAATAATAACAGGAACCCGTCTTCGCGGACGCGGATCCGCTGACGTAACTGCAGATGAAGTTGAGCTTACTGCGTGTGGGTCTTGTCGCACGCGGTGCCCACACGTCAGTGCTCCCACCCAACGTCAGCGGCGGGATCCCGATCCTATCTTCACACCCCGTCTCCAATGAAACACCTCGACATTGTGGTGGGGCTAACAAAGACTAATGCTAGCAGGTACATATTACCGAGAAAACTGTTGAACACCAAAAAATAACGGACGGTCCGACCCTAGGGTCTAGACGACCCGCGCTCTATAATCAGATTGATTTGGTCGATTATCATTATCTCATATGTAATTATGTATCTAATTACGTAGAATTTGTTGTCTATCGTCTAgaaacgggtccagacctcccctaTATATATACGAAGAGGTACGACCGATTGAAAAATCCCCGAACACAATCCAATCAAATCAATCTACTTTATTTACTTTTTTTTATCATTCTTACCCTATGAGTAGATGTAACATAGCTCTAGTTGTAGCTTTCAGCATATCCATCTCAACCAGGGTCGGGCCAGAGAAATTTGAGGCCCTGTGCCAAATCTAGAAAAAAAATGGTACAGCCGACTGCAAACCAGAAtgtttgcagcccctcacaaaaaATGAGGATTGACCCCACCTGCAGGTCCACCAGATAACATTTTAGTTGTGTTACTAGGttcgtgcccgtgcgttgccacatgAGTGAAAAATTAGTATGAAACTATATACGAAACAATAAACATCACTTGAGCAGTAAGGTGGAACCTCGACGTCAACCTCATCTGGCGTCACGGGGAGACTCACCGCCGGTCTGCGACGCCATCGCTTGTGATGGTGCCTCGTGGTCGGGAATGGCGgtggctgctgctactgctgcgggTCCAAATCCGGACCTGAGGCCGATGTTGGCGTTGCGGGGGTGGCAGCGAGGTGGAACCTCAACGTCAGCTTCATCTAGGCGTCGTCGAGCTTGTGGACGAGTGTTTGGCGGGATGACACTCGATCGTGAGTTGTTGGTCGGTTAGGTTAGTGAGGAAAGCTCCCACCAATTATTGGAATCAATCGCCATTCAGCAGTGGCGGCTACAGGAGAAGCCGATGCAACCTTATCTAGGCGGGCGCCCTCCTTCTTACGAGTGGAGTACCATGACGTGAGAAGCGGGCAGGAGTCTGTTATGGAGTGGGCGGGTGGGACACAACAACTGACATGGCATGGAGGTTGCGGATGGTGTGAAGACTTGCGACTGGCGCGAAGGTCATGGTTTGTTGGCGGAGGCAGTTCGTTGCGAGAGCCAATTCGCGCAAACACGAGAAGCGGGGGCTGGCTGGGGCGTGTCGTGCGGAGGGTGCGGGAGGCGACGCGGGTGttggcgagcgcgcggcggcctagggGAGGGTGGAGTCATGGTCTGCTTGTGTACGGTAGGGTGAGTTGGCTGCGTTTTGGTGTGAGTGTGTATATACATGTAAGTGAGAGGCAATAAAAAGCCATTGCGCTGCCTGAGAGACTTGCCGCCAACTACACACTGCTGGGGCTGGGGTTGTTTCTGCGCTTAAACTCAACTGTCGCTTCTACGTGCATGTCGTTGTTGCTAATTTTTGCCGGACTGTCGAGCCACCAGGTGTACCGAACTGAGGCTAGTTGTGTTGGGCTTGGGCCTCCGATGCAAGGCCTCCATGTTTGGGCCTCGAGACCGGAATGACCAATAGAGGCTGCGACAGGCCGCATATCTGCCGGTGGGGTCTGGAGAGGGTGAAGTCATGGTAGTGTCGTGGTCTACACTATTGACTTAATAGATAGTAGAGATTGCTGCTGCGGGTGGGGTCAATCCTCATtttttgtgaggggctgcaaacaTTCTGGTTTGCAGCCAGCTGCACCAAATTTTTTCCCCAAATCTAAAGCAGTGTAATATATGTTTTTATTAAAAACCAGTAATAACAATCTGCAAGTTACAGTAATATATATTGCAATAGAATATCTAAAGaaacatttctattttatttgaaTAACATTGTTCTTTTGGTGGGTTTTAAAGAAAATTTGTACAATATGCTTATATTCGATCTTCTCCAAAGCCTCACTCTCGAATGCTATTGTGGCTAAATAATACGTCTTTTTTTATCATAGTAGAACACAAATATGAATTTAGTAGCTTTGATTTAGAGAACTTCATTCACGCGGACAGATATGTTAAGATTCTATGAAGATTTATTCTTTAGTGGAGCGCTCGATAGTTTCGCTTCAGCGCAGTGGTATGGTAGGGAGAAAAATATGTGCTATATATTAACATTGTGTAGAAGATCATAAAAATAGAATATCTACTAAGTTTTGAGGCCCTCAATTTTTTGGAGGCCCTGTGTGAGCGCACGGCTCGCACGTGCCTTGGCCCGGCCCTGATCTCAACcattattcgactctacgtcggctATAtctgtcttgggtggcctgctaaCCCCAAGACGACCCTATAATCTTACCCCCTCCGGTGGATAAGATATAGTTGTCCATTCAAGATGCTCTATCTCAACTATCTTAACTCCTAGGTGACTCTACATCGTCTAGGGTCGCTCCAGATGAAGCTGCTGACCCGGAGCCCCGTGAGAAGGAAGAGAATCCTACGTCATTGCGGATAGTCTGACCCAGGGCACGTTGCGGATAGTCTGACCCAGGGCACGAACTGTCTAGAGCGACATAGAGAAGGAGCCACCTTGCAGCGAGGTCGTGAACCGTCCGTGCTGCTACAGAGAGTACTATGTACACCTCCAGTGATTGACGTTTATATTGACGTCAACGAAAACcgataaggccttgttcggttaattccattacccatggattggatgggattgtaaAATTTTAAGAAGGAGTTTGACTTagttgggatttaaacccacccaatcccactcaatccacatggattgagagctaaccgaacaagccctaaaaaaTCTATTTCGTTTTGGGAAACATGAGAACGTTCAACCTGGGGCTCCTGACTAGTCAAAAAAGTGGTGGCAGATCGCAGGCGGAAGGAGGACGAGAACTCATCCGGCCGGACTACGACGACCACCGCCGACACGCATCGATCGAGTGGTGAGGAAACACCCAACCCAACCAAAAAAAAACTTTGAACGTACGACGATGACGGCACCGACCCGGCGTTCAAGTGGTCACACTGTTTTTGATAAGTCAACCCGCTCCCAGTTTCTGTAACGACTAATGCCTGAAGCGCAGGCTTGCAGCTCGCCTACCTCATGAATGAGAGCACCATCCACCGAATATGCGGTGCCGTTTAAAACAGATGCCAGATCGAGTCGTCGTCATATATAGTCCATGATATGATATGACTAATATATAAACAATCATTCGTAATCTACTTTTTTTTTCTTGCTTTCGTACATGCATATCAGAAGCGTGCAGTTCCTTTCGTTCTGTGTGTGCGTTTTCCCCATAGTGTGGAAGACAAGAATATTCTTTCAGAAAGGTGGCCAACAGCAGACGTGGGCACAGGAGAGAGAGAGACGATGAGACGGCGGGATGGGCATGTAATGGGCGATGTATAGTGGATATTCCTc
It contains:
- the LOC100282863 gene encoding ids4-like protein, whose product is MKFGKRLKKQIEESLPEWRSQFLNYKELKRRVNAVSSRGSAADPSSSSAAEADFLTLLDAEIDKFNAFFLEREEEFVIRQRELQERIGRAGGPEATLARVRREVVDLHGEMVLLLNYSSVNYTGLAKILKKFDKRTGGVLRLPVIARVLRQPFFTTDLISELVRDCEAAMEAVFPPAASRDLHGRQALAVAGQGIFRNTVAALLTMQEVRSGSSTVGHFSLPPMQPLPESDWLVQSVDSTPTASPLIPTQ